A region from the Capsicum annuum cultivar UCD-10X-F1 unplaced genomic scaffold, UCD10Xv1.1 ctg18924, whole genome shotgun sequence genome encodes:
- the LOC124890493 gene encoding uncharacterized protein LOC124890493 encodes MVMLLSTSRTLLVSSDGVEFPGQRYDVMTTNIAESINARLVIERELPIIALFNAIQRLLCRWFRECRGLTLSTNNYLAPAENALVRETRCEIADKLSVYQLHVNEFIVQGDGQDARVNINVKTCTCRLWDLQQFPCTHALATLKAQRLPNYGERVYNVCSPYYSADFYKLAYSEIINSVPPEKKWDWVRESIINPPLVKRKKGPRKKKRVPTVGEVVKKHNKCSICKQVGHKKTNCPDKCS; translated from the coding sequence ATGGTAATGTTGTTGAGTACCTCGAGAACGTTATTGGTTTCAAGCGATGGAGTAGAGTTTCCTGGACAAAGGTATGATGTCATGACCACCAATATTGCAGAGTCTATTAATGCTAGACTTGTAATTGAAAGAGAACTTCCCATCATTGCTTTATTTAATGCAATTCAAAGGTTATTATGTAGATGGTTTCGTGAGTGTCGTGGTCTAACATTGTCCACAAATAACTATTTAGCTCCAGCAGAAAATGCTTTAGTGAGAGAAACTAGATGTGAAATAGCAGACAAATTATCTGTATACCAACTTCATGTGAATGAGTTTATTGTTCAAGGGGATGGTCAAGATGCAAGAGTTAACATCAATGTCAAAACATGCACTTGTAGGTTGTGGGATCTTCAGCAATTTCCTTGTACTCATGCATTAGCAACACTCAAAGCTCAACGATTACCAAACTATGGTGAAAGAGTTTACAATGTATGTTCACCATATTATTCAGCAGACTTTTACAAGTTGGCTTATTCAGAAATTATAAATTCTGTTCCTCCTGAAAAGAAATGGGACTGGGTCAGAGAAAGTATAATTAATCCACCCCTTGTGAAGCGTAAGAAAGGTCCGAGAAAAAAAAAACGGGTTCCAACTGTTGGTGAAGTTGTCAAAAAGCATAACAAGTGTTCTATCTGCA